TGCCGCCTGAGATGCATGAACTTGCTGATCCGGCATGACCGGGCGGCGCTGTGTTATGATTCGGGGGGGCTTCGGCTCCCCCGCTTTTTTTCAGCCGAACCCGGCGGTTCCGCACGCCCTCGTCGGGGAAGCAGGGGAAAGGAATGGTTTGGGTCCCCATTAGGGACGCTTAAAGCTAGGCTCCATTGAGATGGTTCGAGGAGCCTCTTGCACACGTTCGCCCGATTCTATAACCCAACACGCATGGGAATGAACAACGCGGGCGGCACCCCTGGCGGTGCGGGCAAATTTTTTCTGGGGCTGGCGATGCTCATCGCCGGGGGCTACCTATTCCTGAAATCCATCAGGGTCTACCACATCTTCAACTTCGGCTATCCCTTGATGTCATTCGGGGGGATGCGTTTGACCTCGGGTATGATCCTGATCCCGCTGGTCATCGGCGTGGGCATGATCTTCATCAATGCCCGCAACCCGCTGGGCTGGCTGTTGGGGCTTGGCAGCCTGGTGGCCATCTGCGCGGGGGTGATCGCCTCCATCGAATTCTCGCTGGTGGGCATGTCCCTGTTCGACCTGCTGGTCATCCTGGTGCTGATGGTGGGCGGATTGGGGCTGTTCCTGGGCTCGCTGCGCAGTTCCTGAAGCAGGGCGGGCCATCGTCCGGCCGTCAATTCCTCTTGTCTGGGCTGGCGCCGTAGATTGCGGCGATCTTCTGCTGGGTTCCCAGTAGCAGCGCCTCACTGTTTCCCGGGGTCCGCAGAAAGGCCCCGAAAAGGCCCAGGCCTATGTCCGCGACCGCAGGCGGGACAGCCAAGTCATAGGGGAAGACCCACATAGGCGCGGAGCGGATCATCTTGAGGATGGCCAGCCGCTCGGAGCCCAGTTCCGCAGTGGAAGCGAACAGGTTCGGGGCGAAGGCCCCAGAGCCCCGGCACATGGCTTCCTGGGGGAGCACCGAGGAGAAAAAGCCCATGGCCTGCATGCCGCCCTCACGTTTTCCTTTGGGAGTCAGGACGAGAACGTCGATGGGGCCGCTGCACACCTGGGGCACGTTCTGCTTGATAGCGGGGAAGGGGAAGAAACCGTAGTCCTTGCCCATGCGCCAGGAGGGGTCGTTGCCGTAATAGCCGATGATCCAGGTCCCCATGAGCGTCATGGCGGCCTGGCCTCTGCGCACGGCGTCGGCAGCTCCGGCCCAGTCCCAGGTGGCATGGTCGGGGTGGAAATATCCGTTCTGCAGAAGACGCCCCCATTCGGCGAAAGCTGCCTTGACCTCTTCGTCGGTGTAGGACTGCCTGCCCTCGGTCAGGCGTTGCCTGTACTCGGGGCCGGCGGTGCGCAGCAGGATCTGGTCGAACCAGTACTGCGCGGGCCAAAGCTCCCGGGCGCCCAGCGCGATCGGGCTGATTCCCGCCTTGTGGATGCGCTCGCACGCGGCGAGAAACTGCTCCCACGTTGCGGGTGGGGCGATGCCCAGCCGTGAGAACACGGCCTTGTTATAGAACATGCCCACCACATGCTGCGTGACGGGGACGGCGTAGTATTTACCGTCGTACATGCAGGCCTGCGCCACGCTCGGCGCAAAGAGCCTTTCCAGGGCGTGGCCTTCCCAGAGTTCGTCAAGGGGTGCGGCGTAGCCGGCGTCGACCATGGAGCGCAGCCTGGCTCCAGCCCAATAGGAGAAAATGTCCGGAGCGGAGCCCCAGGCCAGCATGGACTTGATGCCCGGCTTGAAGGATTCGTGCTCCATGCCCTGGGCGACTATGCGGGAGTTGGAACTTGTGGCGTTGTAGCTCTCAACCATTTGGGCGATGCCCCCGGCTAAAGAGCCCGTCCAATAATGCAGCAGTGTGATCTGGGCGCTGCTGGCAGGCAAAGCGGCGATGTGAGCCATGAACAGGGCGAGAACTGCTTGCCGGGCGAAGCGCAGAACGACTGGGGTGGGGTGGGTCATGGCCGGATGCATCCTCGAGCAGGCTCCTGGGGGCATGGTCCGCAATCGCACACTAATTTGTAGTGGTGTTGCTGTTTTTCAGGTTGACTATCAGAAATGACATGCAGTTACAACATCCATGGTTGACGGACTTCAAGAATGCCTTCAACGCTGTCCGGGAGGGGGATGTTTTCCTATATCCTCCGTCCGGTCTCGTTGCATACGCCCCAGCTTTGGGGTAGCCTTCATCCAGTTGAGTCGTTCCTGCCCTTCGGGGCTTGCCCTCCTTCTCTAGCGTCGGTGGTCACATGCGAAAAAGGACTGTTGCATCCGCGATTTCTCTCGCCCTCATTTCCGTGACCACGCTCGTGCTGGCTGTGTTCGGGGCTGTTGATTTTTACGCCCAGTACTCCAAAAGCAAGGCGGAACTGCAATCCGGCCTTCAAGTCAGCACTGAGCAACTTGCGCTGAGCCTTGCGCTGCCCATCTGGAACTTCCAGTACGAGCAGGCCGAAAAAGTGGTCGAAAGTCTCATGCTGCAGCAACGTGTGGCCGGTGTGCTGGTCACGGACATGCTCACCGGTCGTGTGCTGACCCAGCGCTACCGCGACATGCAGTGGCGCCCTTCGGCGGACGCCCCGCTTCAATCCGATGAGGTACTGCTGCACAAACAGGCCGAAGTGACCTTCAACGACAGACGTATTGCCACCGTCGACATCTGGATGACCGAGAAATTCCTTCGTCAGGAGATGGAGTCCCGCCTGTTTGCCGTTGTGCTCCAGACGCTTGTGGTCAACCTCTGCATCGTCAGCTTGTTGTGGGTCATCCTCAACCGGAGAGTGGTCCGCCCCCTCAAAGAGGTGGAGCTATACGCCGTCCAGGTCAGTTGCGGGCGGGCCGACGCGGCCAGCCTGCCCATATCGCCTGAACTGGCGGAGCTTGACCGGCTTCAGGACGCCATCAACGAGATGGTGGCCGAGCTTCAGGGCAGGCTCCTCGAACTGCGCCAGACTCGCGACCGGATCCAGAGCATCATGGACTCCATGCCCTCGCTGGTCATCGGCATCGACGGCCAGGAGCGCATCACGCACTGGAACAGGACCACCGAACTCCAGACCGGCCTGGACGCCGCCCATCTGCTGGGGCGGCCTTTGGCCGAGGCATTGCCGCAACTGGCTCAGTACGCGGCGGATATCAAGCAGGCCATCGAGCGCATGGAGCCGGTTTCCCGCACGGGGTTGCGCTTCGGGATGCAGGGCGCCGACCGCATCTGCGACCTCCTGGTCTATCCCGTACGCAGCCAGGGGGCGCATTGGGCCGTCCTGCGCCTGGACGACGTCACCGAGAAGAGCCGCATCGAGCAACTGATCATCCAGACCGAGAAGATGATGTCACTGGGGGGGCTGGCTGCGGGCATGGCCCACGAGATCAACAACCCGCTGGCGGGCATTCTTCATAGCGTGCAGAACATCCAGCGCAGGCTCGACCCCTCGCGCGAGGTCAATGTCCAGGCCGCGCAGGAACACGGGGTGGACATGGATCAGTTGGCCGTCTTCCTGGAGGCGAGGCAGATCCCGGCTTTTCTCCAGGGCATCCGCGATTCCGGAGAGAGGGCGGCGCGAATCGTCCAGAACATGCTCAGCTTCACCCGCAACACCTGCCAGGACCACGGGAACGTGAACCTTGGCGAATTGGCCGACAGGGTGATCACCATCGCCGCGACGGACTACGACCTCAAAAAGAAGTACGATTTCAGGCACGTGCAGATCGTGCGAGACTTTGAGCCAGACATGCCCCCAGTACCATGCTCTGCCATGGAGATCGAACAGGTCCTGCTCAATCTGCTGCGCAACGCCGCCCAGGCTCTTGCGCTGCGGACGGAAGCTTCGGTGCCGCCCCGGATATCCCTGCGGATCGCCCGCGACGGCGATTTCGCCGTGATGAGCGTTGAGGACAACGGGCCAGGAATGGAGAAGGACGTCAGCCGCAGGGTGTTCGAACCTTTCTTCACCACGAAGAGCCCTGGAGAGGGCACGGGGCTGGGGCTTTCGGTTTCCTATTTCATCATCACAAGAAACCATCACGGTTCAATCGATCTGCAGACAGAACCGGGCAAGGGGAGCCGCTTCACCGTCCGGCTGCCTCTTGTCGAATCTTGTACATCTCCGGCTTCACTTGAGGAGCGGACGGCGGTCTGATAAGGTAGCAACGGAAGGATAACCATGCCGCTCCCTTTCGCCCAAGCTCGTTACCAGGGCGTTCACCGACTCGCCCATCGTTCACTGCTGGCGACCCTGTTCGCGTTGGCCTGCTGCATGCCGTGGCTGACTGCCCCCCCGGCCGTTGCACAGACCGAAACCCAGCAGCCCCTGACCATTGCCACCAAAGACTACCCCCCCCTGAGCACTCCGGAAGGCACGGGCATGCTCGACAGGTTGCTGCGCGAGGCCTTCCGGCGCATCGGCAGGGAGGTCCGGTTCCAGATGCTGCCGAGCCAACGGGCCCTCTCCGACGCGGATGCGGGGGTCGTGGACGGGGACAACAACCGCGTGGCAGGTCTTGAGGCGAAATATCAGAACCTGGTCCGGCTGGATGTGGAGAACATGGTCTGGGAATTCGCGGCCTTCACCAAGGGCGACGGGATTGCGGTACGCTCCTGGGGGGATCTGTCCGGCCACACCGTGGGCTACATCATCGGCTGGAAGATCCTGGAGGAGAAGGTCCGCACCTCGAAGGTGGTCCGGGCAGTATCAGGAAGGCAGCTTCTGGCCCTGCTCGATGCGGGGCGCATGGACGTGGCGATCTACGAGTCGCACGGCGGCCGGGAGCTGATCAAGGAGTTGGGGCTCAAGGGCATCCGCATGCAGCAGCCGTTTTTGGCGCGCGAGAAGATGTACCTCTACCTCAACCGCAAGCACGCCGCCCTGGTGCATCCCCTTGAAGAAGCCCTGCGCTCCATGCGTCGGGATGGAACCTACGACCTTATCTTCTCCGACAGCAGGCCGAATTAACCGCTCCCACGCTTCCCGCGGGCGGGTGTCTACGAGTGCCTCACCATTCGTCTGTCGAGGACTGCGCCCCATAGGAATAGACCTTCCCGTCCACCAGCACGATCACGTACTTGGACACGCTGGAGTCCAGGGGCCAGTCGAATACGGCATAATACAGCCGCTCCACGCCGTCCGCGTAGTCGATGTTGTTGGGCTTGCCCACCGCGGCGATGACTTCCTCCCTCGACATGCCCGGGGAGATGGCGATCATCTTGCTTGCAGGCCTGGCGCAGGAGCTCAGGGACAGCGACAGGACGACCAAGGCGATCCACCAGATTCTCTTCATGGACGCTCCTTCAGGTTGACCGTGTTTGATGCCCGCTCCACGCAATCGCCTGCTTGGTGATGCCGCGCAGCACTGGAGGCCAGGCCCAGCAATTGAACTACTCCGATCAGGGCCCCGATTCAACAGGCTAATGGCGGTCAACGGCGCAGGGGAGGGCGTTCAGCCTCTTTTTCGGCTGCCGGGGAGCACACCTTACCCCGGTTTCCTTGCGACTGCCTTCACCTTGAGAGCGAAGCAATGCCTGCCTGCCCCATGGTGCCAAAAGGGATTGTCGGCTCTTTCTTCAGCGCCGGCGTCCTGGACGGTCTGGAATTGAGCGCACAGCTCGTAGGTGTCCTGGGTGAGCGGCTTGTATTCGTAGGGCTGCTTCGTTTCCGGGTCATTGAGATGCAAGCCGTTGAAGCCACTGGGTTGTTGCAGCTGATCCAGGCTGGCTGGCAGATTCTCATGGCTGCGATGATAATTCTCCATGGCATTCGAGATATTCCTGAGGTTGTTGACCCTCTGCGTGTCGAGTCGGCGCATGCGGGCTTCCTCCGGCGTGCCGATGGCGTTCAGTCCTGCGGCCAACGCCACGAGGACGGCCAGGCCCATCACGCCGAGAAACAGGTTGGAGCGCTGCGCTCTCATTCCGCCTCCTCCTTCCTGATGTCAGTCAGGAAGTACAGGAAGCTGCTCCCGGCTATGGCCATGACAGTGGCTACCTTCAGGGCGATCCGGACCGAGAGTTCGCCGCCGAGCGCGCTGTTGACCAGGGTGATCATGTCCGCTGCAATGATCATGGCCGCGATGAAGAGGGTCATGTAGGTGAGCCACCGGCGCGGCCTGGACTGCCGTCGCGAAGGGTTGGCCGCCATGGCCTTGTTGATGGACCGGAAAACCACCGCGAATAGGGGGAACGTGATGAGAAGGGCGGAGACGTCCCAGCGCACGGCCTCGCGGAATTGGGCCATGCGGCGCAAGCTCGCCGGGTCAGGGAAGGAGTGGTCGATGAAGTGGAATGCGATGGAGCCCAGGCTGAACGCCGCGTAATAGAGCGATGCGAACATCAGCAGGTGCAGGAACACCTCGGCGGCCGAGAGGTATGGCCTGGGCCTGGGAACTGGCACAGGGAAGTCGATGTTCGCGAAACAGGCCATTGCGGAGGCCACGTCGGCCTTGTTCCAGCCGGCATCCAGCAACGTCTGGATGATCCTGTCGCGCTCTATGCCGCGCTCGAGCGCCTTCCTCGTGAAGTCCACAAGTTCTGTCTGCAATGCATCCTCCTGGATGTTCCCGGCCGGGCCTCCATGGGCCAGCCGTTTGAGCGCAGTACGGCCTGGTCACCTCAAGGACGGTTCGGTGATCGAGGCCTTCTTCCCATAACGGGGCTTCAGGGGCAGCTTTACGGAAAACCGGGTGCCCTTGCCCGGGGCGGAATGGACGTCCAGAACGCCGCCATGCCGGTTTACCACCAGGAAATAGCTAACCGAGAGCCCCAGGCCCGTGCCCTTGCTGGGTGCCTTGGTGGTGAAGAACGGGTCGAAAACGCGCCTGCGCACGCGCTCCTCCATGCCCGGGCCGTTATCCTCCACTTCGATCAGGACATTCTCTCCATCGGTCCTGGCGCGCAGTGTGATGGAGGGTGCGGGTGTCTCCGCTTCGGACATGGCGTGCACGGCGTTGCGCAGCAGATTGAGGATGACCTGTTGTACCTGGTTGCCGGAGCAGGGCACGGTGAGTTCATTCGATTCGTAGTCCCGTGTTATGGAGATGTTCTTGAGGTTGTATTTTTCCGCTAGATTGTGGTCCTGCTGGCAAAGCTCGATGGATTTTTCTATTACTTTGATGATGTTGATCGGATATATGTCGGCGTTATGCCGCTTGCTGAAATCGAGCATGTTCGCGACGATCAGGCTTGCACGCTTGCCAGCATCCCGGACGCCGTCGAGCAGCGTCAGGATATCCCGGTTCTCAAGGTAGCACTGGAGGCCTTTCATGGGGCAGCCGCAGATTTCCGCAGCCCTGGTATTGGCCGCGTTGTCCGGCCGGAGGCGCGCGGCGATCACCTGGGCGGACTGCAGGATGCCCGCCAGCGGGTTGTTGATCTCGTGGGCCATGCCGGCGGCCAACCCGCCTACGCTGGCCATTTTTTCGGTCTGAATCAGGGTCTCCGCCATCTGCTCGCGCTCGGTTATGTCCCTGGCGATGCCGAAGATGCCGGTCTTGCGGCCCGATTCGTCGAAGAGCGGCCCCTTGGTCGTGAGGTAGATCCGGTCCCCGTCCCGGGTGGTCAGGCGCTCCTCGATGGTTTTGGGGGCGTCCTGTTCGAGGATGGCCAGGTCACTCCTCTTGAGCATCTCCGCCTGCGCCGGGGGGAAAATGGCGGTGTCGTCGCACCCCAGCATCTCTTCCTTGCTTAAATCGAACAAGCTGGCCGTCACGTTGTTCACCAGGACGTAGCGGCCGGCGGCATCCTTGATGAAAATCGCGTCGGAAGTGCTTTCGATGATGGACAAGAGCATTTGCTTCTGCCGCACTAGTTCCGCCTCCGCCTGCTTGCGGGCGGTGATGTCGGTCAGCATGCCGAAGCTGCCCAGGAACTCGCCGTCCTTGCTGAAGAGCGGGGTGGTGCTGGCGATGGTCCAGAGCTCCCCCCCATCCTTTCTCCGCAAGCGTCTTTCATAGCGTAGGGGCTGGCCGAACTGGCGCTGGCGCACCCGCTCGTCGAAGTCCGCCATGTCCCCGGGGAAGAGGAAATTGGACGCGGATAGCCCCACAACCTCCTTGATCTCGAAACCGAGCATGTCGGCCATGGCCTGGTTTATGAATGTGATCTTGCTGTCCTGGTCCAGGATGCAGATGCCTTCGGCAGTGGTCCGCACGATGGTGCTGTAGCGATCTTCGCTGGCCCTTAGAGCCTCGTCGGCGAGGTTGCGGTCCGTGACGTCCGTGGTGACGCCGATGACGAGCTTTTCACCGCCGGCCCCCCTGTAAGGGACCTTCCGGGTGAGGATCTCGCGAATCCTTCCCTGGGCGTCGACGATTTTCTCTTCGGCCGTGCTCACCGTTTCGGTTTTCAGGACGAGTTCCGTGTCGGCCCACTTGGTCTCCGCCAGCTCAGGCGGCATGATGTCACGCACCGTTTTGCCTAGGAACAGGTCCACGGGTATGCCCAGCTGCTCGCTGAGGGCCTGGTTGACCAGCACGTGGCGGTGTTGCTCGTCTTCTACGAAGATGGGGTCCGGGAGGCTGTTGATGACGATGTTCAGGAACGAGTGGGCGTCCTGAAGGGCCTGCTCGGTCTTTTTATGCTCAGTGATGTCCAGGTTGATGCCCACGACACCCAGGATCGCATCCCCGTCGCGGATGGGCGCCGCAATGCAGTGGTAGGTGCGCAATTCGCTGTTGAGCGCCGCGTACTCGTTCTCGCCCGTAACGACCTCGCCCGACAGGACGCGACGGTTGGTCGCCTTCCAGATGTCGGATGTCCCGAAACCGGCGAAGGTTTCAGCTACCGGCACCTCAGACAAGTCACCCCAGAGGCGGATGGACTCTTTGCTCTGCATGATGACGTGCTGGTTGGTGTCGCGGGCCCAGAAGTCGAAGGGCAGGTCGCGGAGGATGGCTTGCAGCAGAGCCTCGTTCGCTCGGAGGGCCTCCTCGACCTTGATCCTGGCGTCCCTCTCGGCCTCCAGTTCGGCGATGCGTGCCCGGGCCGCTTTCAGTTCCGCCAGGAGGGCCGAGGTGTTCTCTTTGTTTTGCACAGGCAACCACCAAGCTCCCGTTTCATCGGCATCGAGGCTCAATCAGGAATCAAACGGGGCCAGTAAGCCCGATTATCTTCATTTGGTCAACAGGGGGCGCAATCGCCTGCTCCGCCGTTTATTCCCAG
This genomic stretch from Fundidesulfovibrio soli harbors:
- a CDS encoding ABC transporter substrate-binding protein, with protein sequence MTHPTPVVLRFARQAVLALFMAHIAALPASSAQITLLHYWTGSLAGGIAQMVESYNATSSNSRIVAQGMEHESFKPGIKSMLAWGSAPDIFSYWAGARLRSMVDAGYAAPLDELWEGHALERLFAPSVAQACMYDGKYYAVPVTQHVVGMFYNKAVFSRLGIAPPATWEQFLAACERIHKAGISPIALGARELWPAQYWFDQILLRTAGPEYRQRLTEGRQSYTDEEVKAAFAEWGRLLQNGYFHPDHATWDWAGAADAVRRGQAAMTLMGTWIIGYYGNDPSWRMGKDYGFFPFPAIKQNVPQVCSGPIDVLVLTPKGKREGGMQAMGFFSSVLPQEAMCRGSGAFAPNLFASTAELGSERLAILKMIRSAPMWVFPYDLAVPPAVADIGLGLFGAFLRTPGNSEALLLGTQQKIAAIYGASPDKRN
- a CDS encoding two-component system sensor histidine kinase NtrB — protein: MRKRTVASAISLALISVTTLVLAVFGAVDFYAQYSKSKAELQSGLQVSTEQLALSLALPIWNFQYEQAEKVVESLMLQQRVAGVLVTDMLTGRVLTQRYRDMQWRPSADAPLQSDEVLLHKQAEVTFNDRRIATVDIWMTEKFLRQEMESRLFAVVLQTLVVNLCIVSLLWVILNRRVVRPLKEVELYAVQVSCGRADAASLPISPELAELDRLQDAINEMVAELQGRLLELRQTRDRIQSIMDSMPSLVIGIDGQERITHWNRTTELQTGLDAAHLLGRPLAEALPQLAQYAADIKQAIERMEPVSRTGLRFGMQGADRICDLLVYPVRSQGAHWAVLRLDDVTEKSRIEQLIIQTEKMMSLGGLAAGMAHEINNPLAGILHSVQNIQRRLDPSREVNVQAAQEHGVDMDQLAVFLEARQIPAFLQGIRDSGERAARIVQNMLSFTRNTCQDHGNVNLGELADRVITIAATDYDLKKKYDFRHVQIVRDFEPDMPPVPCSAMEIEQVLLNLLRNAAQALALRTEASVPPRISLRIARDGDFAVMSVEDNGPGMEKDVSRRVFEPFFTTKSPGEGTGLGLSVSYFIITRNHHGSIDLQTEPGKGSRFTVRLPLVESCTSPASLEERTAV
- a CDS encoding substrate-binding periplasmic protein, coding for MPWLTAPPAVAQTETQQPLTIATKDYPPLSTPEGTGMLDRLLREAFRRIGREVRFQMLPSQRALSDADAGVVDGDNNRVAGLEAKYQNLVRLDVENMVWEFAAFTKGDGIAVRSWGDLSGHTVGYIIGWKILEEKVRTSKVVRAVSGRQLLALLDAGRMDVAIYESHGGRELIKELGLKGIRMQQPFLAREKMYLYLNRKHAALVHPLEEALRSMRRDGTYDLIFSDSRPN
- a CDS encoding DUF1559 domain-containing protein, whose protein sequence is MRAQRSNLFLGVMGLAVLVALAAGLNAIGTPEEARMRRLDTQRVNNLRNISNAMENYHRSHENLPASLDQLQQPSGFNGLHLNDPETKQPYEYKPLTQDTYELCAQFQTVQDAGAEERADNPFWHHGAGRHCFALKVKAVARKPG
- a CDS encoding DUF5671 domain-containing protein, whose amino-acid sequence is MQTELVDFTRKALERGIERDRIIQTLLDAGWNKADVASAMACFANIDFPVPVPRPRPYLSAAEVFLHLLMFASLYYAAFSLGSIAFHFIDHSFPDPASLRRMAQFREAVRWDVSALLITFPLFAVVFRSINKAMAANPSRRQSRPRRWLTYMTLFIAAMIIAADMITLVNSALGGELSVRIALKVATVMAIAGSSFLYFLTDIRKEEAE
- a CDS encoding PAS domain-containing sensor histidine kinase, whose product is MQNKENTSALLAELKAARARIAELEAERDARIKVEEALRANEALLQAILRDLPFDFWARDTNQHVIMQSKESIRLWGDLSEVPVAETFAGFGTSDIWKATNRRVLSGEVVTGENEYAALNSELRTYHCIAAPIRDGDAILGVVGINLDITEHKKTEQALQDAHSFLNIVINSLPDPIFVEDEQHRHVLVNQALSEQLGIPVDLFLGKTVRDIMPPELAETKWADTELVLKTETVSTAEEKIVDAQGRIREILTRKVPYRGAGGEKLVIGVTTDVTDRNLADEALRASEDRYSTIVRTTAEGICILDQDSKITFINQAMADMLGFEIKEVVGLSASNFLFPGDMADFDERVRQRQFGQPLRYERRLRRKDGGELWTIASTTPLFSKDGEFLGSFGMLTDITARKQAEAELVRQKQMLLSIIESTSDAIFIKDAAGRYVLVNNVTASLFDLSKEEMLGCDDTAIFPPAQAEMLKRSDLAILEQDAPKTIEERLTTRDGDRIYLTTKGPLFDESGRKTGIFGIARDITEREQMAETLIQTEKMASVGGLAAGMAHEINNPLAGILQSAQVIAARLRPDNAANTRAAEICGCPMKGLQCYLENRDILTLLDGVRDAGKRASLIVANMLDFSKRHNADIYPINIIKVIEKSIELCQQDHNLAEKYNLKNISITRDYESNELTVPCSGNQVQQVILNLLRNAVHAMSEAETPAPSITLRARTDGENVLIEVEDNGPGMEERVRRRVFDPFFTTKAPSKGTGLGLSVSYFLVVNRHGGVLDVHSAPGKGTRFSVKLPLKPRYGKKASITEPSLR